In Flavobacteriales bacterium, one genomic interval encodes:
- a CDS encoding mechanosensitive ion channel yields MIVFLFVFNRMKSNMTLDDEVYADRITQSLFRRPWLSAVYYALLAVILYLQNAPALISLGMSILMLTVFLLVFLQNIREGQKWVVPSSVLLYLIFEIGVINTGPTAERIFLLVLNALLIYGLLRIYRRRHEFDGVNAWWVHVLLTLTPLLLILQGGALVANVLGYHIFSLMLVDGTVTTLMAAVFIGLTFQSLNVAIKTWFTSGIRNYGNRWSPEARQRAIRGLYRILLLISFLLFGQIVLNGFYIFDTLGVWWRDFISIGMEIGDYKVTLSDGLNFFRVLIITWLTVGPAVLFLREEVLMRLDMERGVPMAISSITSYTLVTFGVFLALSKLGFNFANLDLLAGALGVGIGFGLQSIINNFLSGLILVFERPITEGDIVRIQTDEGEVIRIGIRATTLRLYDASELIVPNSDIVSQKVINWTLANKQRRLRFEFVLPVAGIEPSKVVYLIEDAMKNIIQSADLPEPAVFYDGIEDNKAKFYIHFWVEREILFTKNRVYTEIHRVMKEHGIGMIVPSAISLKQVDEHSFKEDKTGEEERA; encoded by the coding sequence ATGATCGTATTCCTTTTCGTGTTTAATCGGATGAAGAGTAACATGACCTTGGATGATGAGGTGTATGCCGATCGCATAACTCAGAGCCTCTTCAGAAGACCCTGGCTTTCAGCGGTGTACTACGCCTTGTTGGCCGTCATACTTTACCTTCAGAATGCACCCGCTCTTATTTCGTTGGGAATGTCGATCCTAATGCTGACCGTTTTTCTGTTGGTCTTTCTACAGAACATTCGCGAAGGGCAGAAATGGGTCGTGCCGTCCTCGGTATTGTTGTACCTGATATTCGAGATAGGAGTGATCAATACGGGTCCGACCGCCGAGCGCATTTTCTTATTGGTACTCAATGCCCTGCTCATTTATGGGCTCCTACGCATTTACAGACGCCGGCACGAGTTTGACGGGGTCAACGCCTGGTGGGTTCATGTGCTCCTTACGCTGACACCTTTATTGCTGATCCTTCAAGGCGGTGCGCTGGTGGCCAACGTTTTGGGCTATCATATTTTCTCATTGATGTTGGTCGATGGAACCGTGACAACGTTGATGGCAGCGGTGTTCATTGGGCTCACTTTTCAGTCGCTTAATGTCGCGATCAAGACTTGGTTCACTTCCGGTATCCGGAATTACGGAAACCGCTGGAGTCCGGAAGCTCGTCAGCGGGCCATACGTGGGCTTTACAGGATCTTGCTCCTTATATCGTTTCTCCTCTTTGGTCAAATCGTGCTCAACGGGTTTTACATTTTCGACACTTTGGGAGTGTGGTGGCGCGACTTTATTTCCATAGGAATGGAGATCGGCGATTACAAAGTCACGCTATCTGATGGACTCAACTTTTTCCGCGTATTGATCATTACTTGGTTGACCGTAGGCCCGGCCGTTCTCTTCTTGCGCGAAGAAGTGCTGATGCGGCTCGATATGGAACGCGGGGTGCCCATGGCCATAAGCTCCATAACGAGCTACACCTTGGTCACCTTCGGGGTGTTCTTGGCCCTCAGCAAGCTCGGTTTCAACTTCGCCAATTTGGATCTGCTGGCCGGGGCCCTTGGTGTGGGTATTGGTTTCGGGCTTCAGTCGATAATCAATAATTTCTTGAGCGGACTCATTCTGGTATTTGAAAGACCGATCACGGAAGGCGACATAGTGCGTATCCAAACCGATGAGGGCGAAGTGATCCGCATTGGAATTAGAGCCACGACACTGCGGCTATACGACGCTTCAGAGCTGATCGTTCCGAATAGTGACATCGTTTCGCAGAAAGTGATCAACTGGACCTTGGCGAATAAGCAACGGCGTTTGCGGTTCGAATTCGTATTGCCGGTAGCGGGAATCGAGCCGTCGAAGGTGGTGTATTTGATCGAGGACGCTATGAAGAACATCATTCAAAGCGCTGATCTTCCTGAGCCGGCCGTGTTCTACGATGGAATAGAAGACAACAAAGCCAAGTTCTACATTCACTTTTGGGTGGAGCGCGAGATCCTATTCACGAAGAATAGAGTTTATACTGAGATACACCGGGTCATGAAGGAGCACGGTATTGGTATGATTGTTCCAAGCGCGATCTCGCTCAAGCAGGTTGATGAGCACTCCTTTAAAGAGGATAAAACCGGAGAAGAGGAGAGGGCTTAG
- a CDS encoding tryptophan 2,3-dioxygenase: protein MNREELLKAIDEKYRAIGQNPDVHLSGLLHAKPMTYWDYIQVDALLGLQIQRTQHPDEMVFIMYHQINELLFKMILWEIEQVAKATDVSAEKFAMHVDRISRYFDMLTESFAIMGKGMEREQYMKFRDTLTPASGFQSAQYRKIEFASTDLINLIDARFRDTIDRNTPFEHAYEHLYWQAAGKNYETGDKTTLLANFERKYMEEFITFMKEYNKSNLQLIYLRLPAEKRNDETLIDALRHYDHTVNVKWVMSHYTAASQYLGDSEATGGSEWQRYMHPKFQKRIFFPNLWTKEELEDWGVENLEDHKSWNEAQGENT from the coding sequence ATGAACAGAGAAGAATTACTTAAGGCAATCGACGAGAAATACAGGGCTATTGGGCAAAATCCGGACGTTCATTTGAGCGGATTGCTTCACGCCAAGCCCATGACCTATTGGGATTATATTCAAGTCGATGCCTTGTTGGGACTTCAAATACAGCGCACGCAACACCCCGATGAAATGGTGTTTATAATGTATCACCAGATCAATGAGCTCTTATTCAAGATGATCCTTTGGGAGATCGAGCAGGTCGCTAAAGCGACCGATGTATCTGCCGAAAAGTTCGCGATGCACGTTGATCGTATTAGCCGGTATTTCGATATGCTCACTGAGAGTTTTGCGATCATGGGTAAGGGAATGGAGCGCGAGCAGTACATGAAATTCCGCGATACGCTAACGCCGGCGAGTGGATTCCAGAGTGCACAGTACAGAAAGATCGAGTTCGCGAGTACGGACCTGATCAATTTGATCGATGCTCGTTTCCGAGATACCATCGACCGAAACACACCTTTTGAGCACGCTTACGAGCACTTGTATTGGCAAGCGGCCGGAAAGAACTACGAAACGGGGGATAAGACCACCCTTTTGGCCAATTTCGAACGAAAGTATATGGAGGAGTTCATTACCTTCATGAAGGAATACAACAAATCGAATCTGCAGCTCATTTATCTCCGGTTGCCGGCCGAAAAGCGAAACGATGAAACCCTAATCGACGCCTTGCGTCATTACGACCATACGGTAAACGTGAAGTGGGTAATGAGTCACTACACGGCGGCATCGCAGTACTTGGGCGATTCGGAGGCAACGGGCGGATCCGAGTGGCAGCGGTATATGCACCCAAAATTCCAAAAACGGATCTTCTTTCCCAATCTTTGGACAAAAGAGGAACTGGAAGACTGGGGAGTGGAGAATTTAGAAGACCACAAAAGTTGGAACGAAGCCCAAGGGGAAAACACCTAA
- a CDS encoding YceI family protein has product MEATATTTNTKWTIDAMHSEVQFKVKHLVISTVTGTFNEFNGSIDSDGDQFDGARVHFEVDVNSVDTNQKDRDNHLRSADFFDVENYPKMIFEGRLAKSGEDSYTLNGPLTIKDTTKEVSLAAEYGGTMVDGYGQTKVGFEVTGKINRKDFGLNRSQVTEAGGVVVGDEIRMLFNVQFARQ; this is encoded by the coding sequence ATGGAAGCTACAGCAACTACGACGAATACCAAATGGACCATCGACGCTATGCACAGTGAGGTGCAGTTCAAAGTAAAGCACCTGGTGATCAGCACGGTGACCGGAACGTTTAATGAGTTCAACGGATCCATCGACTCAGATGGAGATCAATTCGATGGAGCACGGGTACACTTCGAGGTAGACGTTAACAGCGTCGATACCAATCAAAAAGATCGCGACAATCACTTGCGCTCGGCTGATTTCTTCGACGTTGAAAACTATCCGAAAATGATCTTTGAAGGTCGCTTAGCCAAATCAGGTGAGGACAGCTACACGCTCAACGGCCCTTTGACCATTAAGGACACGACCAAAGAAGTTAGCCTTGCCGCAGAGTACGGTGGTACCATGGTCGATGGTTACGGTCAAACCAAGGTAGGCTTCGAAGTAACCGGCAAGATCAACCGCAAAGATTTCGGATTGAACCGGAGCCAAGTAACCGAAGCGGGTGGAGTAGTAGTCGGAGACGAAATTAGAATGCTCTTTAACGTGCAATTCGCACGTCAGTAA
- a CDS encoding tetratricopeptide repeat protein has translation MKKCINILTAILLTLTSIAGPVEQAFERGNELYQQGLYSEAIDSYESGLAARRVSPTLYYNLGNAYYQNGQLARAILSYERALKLGGNDEEALHNLAIAERQRVDEIEPLPRPLLTRFYRSVASAFTPNGWALLGLLAFLISLGGAMSIVLVRGSSGRRPIVVIVALVFLGISILANVIAESEASFRKNNASGIILVANTYVKSGPDADAEDLFVLHEGTKVMVRESYSGWVRVRLVDGKIGWIPEEDVEKI, from the coding sequence ATGAAAAAGTGCATCAACATATTGACGGCGATTTTATTGACGTTGACGTCCATCGCCGGCCCAGTCGAACAGGCATTTGAACGCGGCAATGAACTTTATCAGCAGGGGTTGTACTCCGAGGCAATCGATTCTTATGAGTCGGGCCTCGCGGCCCGAAGGGTATCTCCCACCCTCTATTACAATTTGGGAAACGCCTATTATCAAAACGGTCAGCTGGCCCGGGCCATCCTCAGTTACGAGCGAGCACTGAAGTTGGGCGGAAACGATGAGGAGGCGCTTCATAACCTCGCCATTGCCGAGCGCCAACGCGTAGATGAAATTGAACCCTTGCCTCGGCCATTACTCACCCGTTTTTACCGCTCAGTGGCCTCGGCGTTCACCCCTAATGGCTGGGCCCTGCTTGGGCTCCTGGCTTTTTTGATCTCTCTCGGGGGAGCGATGTCTATAGTGCTCGTGAGGGGTTCATCGGGCCGCAGGCCCATTGTCGTTATCGTTGCGTTGGTCTTTCTAGGAATCTCTATACTGGCGAATGTGATCGCGGAAAGTGAGGCGAGTTTTCGGAAGAATAACGCGAGCGGAATCATACTCGTGGCGAATACGTACGTGAAGTCAGGGCCCGATGCCGACGCCGAGGACCTTTTCGTTCTCCATGAAGGCACAAAAGTGATGGTGCGCGAAAGCTACAGCGGCTGGGTGCGGGTGCGCCTGGTCGATGGAAAGATCGGGTGGATCCCCGAGGAGGACGTGGAGAAGATCTAA
- a CDS encoding VWA domain-containing protein yields the protein MSQWEFVHPEWFWALLLIPLIIIWEWRQFLRGSAALMHTGIQAHSSSDVLGILRRVIPILRIAAFALITVALARPRTSETGKKTSSTEGIDIVLALDVSSSMDAMDFKPNRLEASKEVAAQFVADRPSDRFAVVVYAGESFTQSPLTTDHRIVRNSLADVQFGRIDDGTAIGMGLATAVNRLKESVAESKVIILMSDGVNNSGFIDPLTAAEIAQEYGVRVYTIGVGSMGMAPKPTTDVFGRKRVVQVEVEIDEERMKEIADLTGGKYFRATDNEKLSAIYEEIDQLEKTQLEELTYYEYEEKYAVLVLIAAALVLIDFLLRKTIFKSAF from the coding sequence ATGAGCCAGTGGGAATTCGTGCATCCGGAATGGTTTTGGGCCTTGCTCCTCATACCTCTGATCATCATTTGGGAGTGGCGCCAATTCTTACGTGGCAGCGCCGCACTCATGCACACGGGTATTCAAGCCCACAGCAGCAGTGATGTGCTGGGCATCTTGCGGCGGGTGATTCCGATCCTGCGCATTGCGGCGTTCGCCCTCATTACGGTTGCACTGGCACGTCCTCGAACTTCGGAAACGGGAAAAAAAACCAGTTCAACGGAAGGAATTGACATTGTGCTGGCCCTGGATGTGTCGAGCTCCATGGACGCCATGGACTTCAAGCCCAACCGCCTCGAAGCGTCGAAAGAAGTAGCCGCGCAATTCGTTGCCGACCGGCCGAGCGACCGTTTCGCCGTGGTCGTATATGCAGGTGAAAGCTTTACTCAATCACCGCTGACCACTGACCACCGCATCGTGCGCAACAGCTTGGCCGATGTGCAATTTGGCCGTATCGACGATGGAACGGCCATCGGAATGGGCTTGGCCACTGCCGTGAACCGACTCAAAGAAAGTGTGGCCGAAAGTAAAGTGATCATCTTGATGTCGGACGGCGTCAACAACTCGGGGTTTATTGACCCGTTGACGGCTGCCGAGATTGCACAAGAATATGGCGTTCGAGTCTATACTATAGGAGTGGGCTCTATGGGCATGGCCCCTAAACCTACCACTGATGTCTTTGGCCGTAAGCGCGTGGTACAAGTCGAAGTAGAGATCGACGAAGAACGTATGAAGGAGATCGCGGATCTGACAGGGGGAAAATACTTCCGGGCCACCGACAATGAGAAGTTATCGGCCATCTACGAAGAGATCGACCAATTGGAGAAAACCCAGCTCGAAGAACTGACCTATTACGAGTACGAAGAGAAGTACGCCGTATTGGTGCTGATCGCCGCGGCGTTAGTGCTGATCGACTTCCTTCTCAGAAAGACCATATTTAAAAGCGCATTCTAA
- a CDS encoding VWA domain-containing protein — MYRWEHPEYLYALALLPVLWLAHALWAQWRKRARARFGSALAADRLAPDATKSRHVFKTLWTSLGLACLIVALANPQVGSKLETVKRKGVDVVFALDVSKSMLAEDVAPNRLEKAKQIIGKTLDALGSDRIGLVVYAGSAYPQLPITTDYSAARMLLRTVNTDIVPSQGTAISDAIQLGDEYFSSGETTKNKVLFIISDGEDHEEGAQDAAKAVIDKGILVYTIGVGTLQGGPIPEKVNGRTVDFKKDRNGKVVVTKLNRDQLVAIASAGNGRYIDGDRTEEVVEFIEDTLDSMQREEIESKVFSEYKDQFPLFLGLALFFFLLDASLSERKSWWNRLKLFQS, encoded by the coding sequence TTGTACCGTTGGGAACATCCTGAATACCTCTATGCACTGGCACTTTTACCGGTGTTGTGGCTGGCACATGCGCTATGGGCTCAATGGAGAAAACGGGCCCGTGCGCGCTTTGGCTCTGCCCTAGCTGCGGACCGCCTAGCACCCGATGCCACAAAAAGCAGGCACGTATTTAAAACCTTGTGGACCTCCCTTGGCCTGGCCTGCCTCATAGTAGCGCTGGCCAACCCACAAGTAGGATCCAAACTCGAAACAGTGAAGCGCAAAGGAGTGGACGTAGTATTCGCCCTTGACGTATCGAAATCTATGCTCGCCGAAGACGTGGCTCCCAATCGGCTCGAAAAGGCCAAACAGATTATCGGAAAAACCCTCGATGCCCTGGGAAGCGACCGTATCGGGTTGGTCGTTTACGCAGGTTCCGCCTACCCTCAGCTACCCATCACCACGGACTATTCAGCTGCTCGCATGCTCCTGCGCACCGTGAATACCGACATCGTGCCGAGCCAGGGAACCGCCATCTCCGATGCCATTCAATTGGGCGATGAGTACTTTAGCTCGGGAGAGACCACCAAGAACAAAGTGCTGTTCATCATTAGCGATGGCGAGGATCATGAAGAAGGAGCCCAAGACGCCGCCAAGGCCGTGATCGATAAGGGCATCTTGGTTTATACCATCGGGGTCGGAACCCTGCAAGGCGGACCCATTCCCGAAAAGGTCAATGGCCGCACGGTCGATTTCAAAAAGGACCGCAACGGCAAAGTCGTGGTCACCAAACTCAATCGCGATCAACTCGTTGCGATCGCCTCGGCCGGAAACGGACGCTATATCGATGGAGACCGAACCGAAGAGGTGGTCGAATTCATCGAAGATACGCTGGACAGCATGCAGCGCGAAGAGATCGAAAGCAAGGTCTTTTCGGAATACAAAGATCAATTCCCCCTCTTCTTGGGCCTCGCCCTATTCTTCTTTCTGCTCGACGCATCCCTGAGCGAACGCAAAAGTTGGTGGAATCGCCTTAAATTGTTCCAGTCATGA
- a CDS encoding protein BatD — MKRIAIVILTLISVSTPAQTTFKAYVNESVVGETERFRITFEANDRWSDFHPPDFGPFRVVGGPSQQQSTNIVNGSMSTTFSYSYILQPTQTGTFTIGPARARLEGEARKTNAVEIKVVPQAEKPRDSNDPYAIAERSNILRVFVSKRDVYVGEPITVTYKLYYAGQIRNYTGQTPNLNGFFKEEIELKNQREERENYNGKLFNVATLKKYVLIPQKTGELEIDAFVLDLETAVPTRQRDFFGRPVYQNVSYTAKSPVVKVDVAALPAAGRPSNFSGAVGEYSFEVSLIDTSVTADESATLTVDVSGIGNLKLFELPEPEIPSSIEAYDPKYSERISPNSRGLQGSRKNEYLLIPRFNGAYKIPEMTFSYFDTRNSEYVQLESPQFTLKVTGGSEDPSGVSSVGGVGQRGREGVDYLNEDILFIKTELGRTVDPSGGFRTGVMRWLAYVIGLLAFAGAMIWRRRKADEAADVAGQKRRKARKLATKRLAEAKKKLDAGAHREFYEEIARALEGYVRDKLQMDLAGLGLDRVLDELGNHGASGEQQARVKELWDTASFARYAPSGGAASEERHYRETLELITELEDVLK; from the coding sequence ATGAAAAGGATCGCGATCGTCATATTGACCCTGATCTCGGTTTCGACCCCGGCACAGACCACCTTTAAAGCCTACGTGAACGAAAGCGTGGTCGGAGAAACCGAGCGGTTTCGCATCACCTTTGAGGCGAATGACCGTTGGTCCGACTTTCATCCCCCCGATTTTGGACCTTTTCGAGTGGTTGGTGGGCCGTCGCAACAGCAGTCGACCAACATCGTCAACGGCAGCATGAGCACTACCTTCAGCTACAGTTATATACTGCAGCCCACCCAAACCGGAACATTCACGATCGGGCCTGCCCGGGCGCGATTAGAAGGTGAGGCTCGAAAGACAAATGCCGTGGAGATCAAGGTTGTCCCACAAGCTGAAAAGCCGCGCGACTCCAACGATCCTTATGCCATTGCCGAGCGTAGCAATATACTTCGCGTATTCGTGAGTAAACGCGACGTCTATGTGGGTGAACCCATTACCGTGACCTACAAGCTGTACTATGCCGGCCAGATTCGAAACTACACTGGGCAAACGCCAAATCTCAATGGGTTCTTCAAGGAAGAGATCGAGCTAAAGAACCAACGCGAGGAGCGCGAGAATTATAACGGCAAGCTGTTCAATGTAGCGACCCTAAAGAAATATGTATTGATACCCCAGAAAACGGGCGAATTAGAGATCGATGCATTCGTATTGGATCTCGAGACCGCGGTACCGACCCGGCAGCGCGATTTTTTCGGGAGGCCGGTCTACCAAAACGTGAGTTATACGGCCAAGAGTCCGGTCGTAAAGGTCGACGTAGCCGCCCTTCCGGCCGCAGGCCGCCCTAGTAATTTTAGCGGTGCCGTGGGTGAATACAGTTTCGAGGTCAGCTTGATCGACACTTCTGTAACGGCCGACGAATCGGCCACGCTTACGGTAGACGTGAGCGGGATCGGAAACCTGAAGTTGTTCGAACTGCCCGAGCCTGAGATCCCCAGTTCGATAGAGGCGTACGACCCCAAATATTCGGAGCGCATTTCGCCGAACTCACGTGGTTTGCAGGGGTCCAGAAAGAACGAATACCTCTTGATCCCGAGGTTCAACGGGGCGTACAAGATTCCCGAAATGACCTTTTCGTACTTCGATACGCGCAATAGTGAGTACGTACAGCTCGAGAGCCCGCAGTTCACTTTGAAGGTGACCGGCGGGTCGGAAGACCCCAGCGGCGTTTCTTCGGTTGGTGGTGTTGGCCAGCGCGGTCGCGAAGGGGTCGATTATCTGAATGAGGACATCCTTTTCATTAAAACGGAATTGGGTCGTACGGTGGATCCATCGGGTGGATTCCGAACCGGTGTGATGCGTTGGCTAGCCTATGTGATCGGGCTTTTAGCGTTTGCGGGAGCCATGATTTGGCGCAGACGAAAGGCCGATGAAGCAGCCGATGTGGCAGGACAAAAACGCCGTAAGGCGCGCAAACTAGCCACCAAGCGACTCGCCGAAGCGAAGAAAAAGCTCGATGCCGGTGCGCATCGCGAATTCTACGAGGAGATCGCTCGCGCCCTCGAAGGCTATGTTCGCGACAAATTGCAAATGGATTTGGCCGGACTCGGGCTCGATCGCGTGCTCGACGAACTCGGAAACCACGGCGCTTCCGGCGAGCAGCAGGCGCGCGTGAAAGAGCTATGGGACACCGCATCGTTCGCACGCTATGCGCCATCGGGCGGAGCAGCATCAGAGGAACGCCACTACCGCGAAACGCTGGAACTGATCACCGAACTAGAAGACGTGCTGAAATGA
- a CDS encoding VOC family protein, producing MTFPALEAEDQEVYHQGSIVRREFIVHETERIIPFYQEVFGWKIDPIFDGENSYYLVRNNERPIAGIWSIGNKDPSSGGEWIPFVSVENVSASADRLRIMGGSTPGDVFDMKGRGKAAIVRDPQEAMFGMLRADHGDPEPQEGIGEFVWTELWAEDPAAVSRFYSGLGYELEAQSKKLNPYYLLKNRGERIGGAIKNPMLETRSFWVSYISVDNIAVAVEKVKSAGGTVYLEPTEKFRDGRTAICADPSGVPFLLQQGSVSLKTDDTWHRNQAACEDC from the coding sequence TTGACATTTCCTGCTTTAGAGGCAGAGGATCAAGAAGTGTATCATCAAGGATCGATCGTCCGGAGAGAGTTCATTGTACACGAGACCGAACGAATAATCCCCTTTTATCAAGAAGTTTTTGGTTGGAAGATCGACCCGATCTTCGACGGGGAAAATAGCTACTACCTAGTTCGCAATAACGAAAGACCAATTGCCGGTATCTGGTCCATTGGAAATAAAGACCCTTCGTCGGGCGGTGAATGGATTCCCTTTGTATCGGTTGAGAACGTTTCGGCTTCTGCCGATCGCCTGCGCATCATGGGCGGCTCAACTCCGGGCGATGTATTCGATATGAAAGGACGCGGTAAGGCGGCGATCGTTCGCGACCCTCAAGAAGCCATGTTTGGAATGCTGCGTGCAGATCACGGTGATCCTGAGCCTCAGGAGGGAATCGGAGAGTTCGTATGGACGGAGCTGTGGGCCGAAGATCCAGCGGCAGTTTCGCGTTTTTACAGTGGCTTGGGCTATGAGCTCGAAGCCCAATCAAAGAAATTGAATCCTTATTACCTTTTAAAGAATCGCGGAGAACGCATTGGTGGGGCGATAAAAAACCCTATGTTGGAAACACGTTCTTTTTGGGTTTCTTATATTAGTGTCGACAACATAGCTGTCGCTGTCGAAAAAGTGAAGTCGGCCGGAGGTACGGTGTACTTGGAGCCGACAGAGAAGTTTCGCGATGGAAGAACCGCAATTTGCGCCGATCCGTCAGGGGTTCCATTCCTTCTTCAGCAGGGATCAGTTAGCCTAAAGACAGACGACACATGGCACCGAAATCAGGCCGCTTGCGAGGATTGCTGA
- a CDS encoding AI-2E family transporter produces the protein MTNSPSKRPLDVYLRLALATLIIFWCFMIARPFLVMLIWASIIAVSLYPLYKRLIKLLRGKRILTSAVMIVALIALFIIPSIQIGHSLTKTAKEIKRELDSGVFRFAEPDEAIQELPVVGNRLYDLWNEAAFNFETFLEHYREPLANFGTWLLKSIVNVMGDLV, from the coding sequence ATGACTAATAGCCCATCGAAACGTCCACTCGACGTATACCTCCGCCTGGCCTTGGCGACCTTGATCATTTTTTGGTGCTTCATGATCGCGCGCCCATTCTTAGTGATGCTGATTTGGGCATCGATCATCGCTGTTTCGCTGTACCCGCTCTACAAGAGGCTAATCAAACTACTTCGCGGAAAGCGTATCCTTACCTCAGCCGTTATGATCGTGGCACTGATTGCCCTCTTCATAATTCCGAGCATTCAAATCGGTCATTCGTTGACCAAAACGGCCAAAGAGATCAAGCGCGAGCTCGATTCGGGTGTATTCCGCTTCGCCGAGCCCGACGAGGCCATTCAAGAACTCCCCGTCGTGGGAAATCGTCTGTACGACCTGTGGAACGAAGCCGCGTTCAACTTCGAAACTTTTTTGGAGCATTATCGCGAGCCACTGGCCAACTTTGGCACCTGGCTCCTCAAAAGCATCGTGAACGTTATGGGCGATCTCGTGA
- a CDS encoding BLUF domain-containing protein has product MKSLIYLSTESIPFDEDELMELSVSSKKRNKERGITGFISYKKGVFIQFLQGPENSVNQLFSTISQDRRHKVKNRMDLDFENALFPNRGMRYYGHEELGPTRFADILELLLSRLSTALSEGQIKKLVSGNIERIAIRSR; this is encoded by the coding sequence ATGAAGTCACTGATTTACTTGAGCACGGAGAGTATTCCTTTCGATGAAGATGAGTTAATGGAACTGTCCGTATCGTCGAAAAAGAGGAATAAAGAAAGGGGAATTACAGGCTTTATCAGCTACAAAAAAGGAGTGTTCATTCAGTTCTTGCAAGGCCCTGAAAATTCAGTTAATCAGTTGTTTAGCACCATCTCCCAAGATCGTCGGCACAAGGTGAAGAACCGTATGGACCTCGATTTCGAGAATGCTCTTTTTCCGAACCGGGGAATGCGGTATTACGGCCATGAAGAATTGGGTCCTACGCGCTTTGCAGATATCCTTGAACTCCTACTTTCGCGTTTGTCTACCGCTCTAAGTGAAGGCCAGATCAAAAAACTCGTCTCGGGAAATATTGAACGAATTGCCATTCGCTCGCGTTAA
- a CDS encoding tetratricopeptide repeat protein, which translates to MKYALLIVWIALASSASGQNPNALIRSGNEAYIKGSFDDAEVAYSEALRADGALAKARFNLGDALFRQERLDDALAEFQTAAEISDDPDLRAKSYHNIGNIHAATQQWDQAVEAYKQSLRANPTDGETRHNLAYAQQQLKQQQQQEKDKDKNEQNENKDQQNDEQQEDQQQQQEQQDQQEQQQQQQQDQEQEQKDQQQQQQQHGEDEQKQQPQEGEQQPIEGQISREEALRLLEALQQQEQQVQEKLKKEKVKAKKTKKEKDW; encoded by the coding sequence ATGAAGTACGCACTGCTTATCGTTTGGATCGCCTTGGCCTCCAGTGCCAGCGGCCAGAATCCCAATGCCCTGATCCGCTCGGGTAACGAGGCCTATATAAAGGGCTCATTCGACGATGCCGAGGTAGCTTATTCTGAGGCCCTACGGGCCGATGGAGCCCTTGCGAAGGCTCGCTTTAACCTCGGGGACGCGTTGTTCCGTCAGGAACGGCTCGATGATGCCCTCGCGGAATTTCAAACCGCAGCAGAAATTTCAGACGACCCGGACCTCAGGGCAAAGAGCTACCACAATATCGGAAACATACATGCTGCGACTCAACAGTGGGACCAAGCCGTAGAGGCCTACAAGCAATCGCTCCGCGCAAATCCGACCGACGGGGAAACACGGCATAACCTCGCTTATGCTCAACAACAGCTGAAGCAACAGCAGCAGCAAGAAAAAGACAAGGACAAGAACGAGCAAAACGAGAATAAGGATCAGCAAAACGACGAGCAGCAGGAGGATCAGCAACAGCAACAAGAACAGCAGGATCAGCAGGAACAACAGCAGCAACAGCAACAAGATCAAGAACAGGAGCAGAAAGATCAACAACAGCAACAACAACAACATGGCGAAGATGAGCAAAAACAACAGCCTCAGGAGGGCGAACAGCAACCCATAGAAGGCCAAATCAGTCGCGAAGAAGCTTTGCGATTGCTCGAAGCGCTGCAGCAACAGGAGCAACAGGTGCAGGAAAAGCTCAAGAAGGAAAAGGTGAAAGCCAAGAAAACGAAAAAGGAGAAAGACTGGTGA